From a region of the Podospora pseudopauciseta strain CBS 411.78 chromosome 7 map unlocalized CBS411.78m_7, whole genome shotgun sequence genome:
- a CDS encoding uncharacterized protein (EggNog:ENOG503PBR0), with amino-acid sequence MALSILGLTLQSLHKPKTFFIVDYKRDNGRKCLSRLFEWIISYVHISETKCWITEYPSPRLSSIMELSHFFRVPKQSPTQGHLADFTAKWTTWGSHTTCPVHLSFEASSILKGLACLSQIAEHSSLRQHHSYALSPRMRILGGSSKGINSRKGPYGLTNTLGCSSPPEIACVSNNHEEIFSWLQTLPSCLAVEFKLDPSFPNTSDLSAAHFLIDPRSNSDISSYSSEMTIDSYMLSISDTPSSEAQNLSCHMHSGRYQSLTGCLATLLYKVFMDQLSRNISVSSRPNATGKQPRNGCDSGHPQDGGDSTQVANGEAPNGSSVSRESAISSSEAPASQPLKRTRESDSNEDDTPDGRRPRRTKVQLGELLNSPKLLACPFWKLDCQKHRKCFKSELHTVSRVKQHLSRRHRPTFYCDRCMVIFPDKASHNRHLTQLCILDPNASLDGISHLQQWELSRRSNRSLSEQEQWFAICDILFPNQTRPMSAYMDHRLSEAICQFREFTQRQGRVIATRELHKSGVLRDISTSDSKNHQRSNDTASAATEAVIQGALGRALDLIFEDWLADAPVEALQRSELSSTEPNGLEVPNLVASSSSVADSGVTLVNNHTQLTQPEQPACSPHVAPLQDGAPVFLDAKGLSSEGALVVASNASLSQGFPEPTMINHTQPLDNTRAWEKDTNVTLDIDRHLLDIGVPIVGELALDTHVNRSPDWKGSTGSWEHTDMLNTVPCDEAGMGLFFDIQAFSNQQLF; translated from the exons ATGGCCCTGTCGATTCTTGGGTTGACACTTCAAAGCTTGCA CAAACCCAAAACCTTTTTCATCGTAGACTACAAGAGGGACAATGGACGAAAATGCCTGAGCCGGCTATTCGAGTGGATTATCTCATACGTTCACATCAGTGAGACGAAATGCTGGATCACGGAGTATCCGAGCCCACGACTGTCATCAATCATGGAACTGTCACACTTCTTTCGGGTACCGAAACAGTCACCAACTCAAGGCCATCTTGCAGATTTTACCGCCAAATGGACCACATGGGGATCGCATACTACCTGTCCAGTCCATCTCAGTTTCGAAGCATCGTCAATACTGAAAGGTCTTGCATGCTTGTCCCAAATTGCTGAGCACTCGAGTCTCAGGCAACACCACTCGTATGCCCTCAGCCCCAGGATGAGAATCCTTGGCGGATCCTCGAAAGGCATAAACTCCCGAAAGGGCCCATATGGATTGACCAATACTCTGGGCTGTTCCTCTCCTCCAGAAATCGCTTGTGTTTCGAATAATCATGAAGAGATCTTCTCCTGGCTTCAGACATTGCCTAGCTGTCTGGCGGTGGAGTTCAAATTAGATCCTTCTTTTCCAAACACCTCAGATTTGAGCGCGGCGCACTTCCTAATTGATCCACGAAGCAACTCAGACATCTCTTCATATTCATCAGAGATGACGATTGATTCTTACATGCTATCAATCTCAGATACACCAAGCAGTGAGGCTCAAAACCTTTCCTGCCACATGCACTCTGGCAGATACCAATCGCTCACTGGGTGCCTTGCTACTCTGCTCTACAAGGTGTTCATGGATCAACTATCTCGGAATATCTCAGTGTCTTCCCGCCCCAATGCTACCGGAAAGCAGCCTCGGAACGGCTGTGATTCTGGACACCCACAAGACGGAGGAGATTCCACCCAAGTAGCAAATGGGGAAGCACCCAATGGGTCTTCAGTGTCTCGAGAAAGCGCGATATCTAGTTCCGAGGCTCCTGCTTCACAGCCGCTTAAAAGAACCCGTGAAAGCGACAGCAACGAAGACGACACCCCTGACGGCAGACGACCCCGGCGAACTAAGGTCCAACTAGGGGAGCTACTCAACTCGCCGAAGTTGCTCGCCTGTCCATTTTGGAAGCTTGATTGTCAGAAGCACCGAAAATGCTTCAAGAGTGAACTACATACGGTTAGCCGAGTTAAACAGCATCTTTCTCGAAGACACAGGCCGACGTTCTACTGCGATCGTTGCATGGTAATATTTCCCGACAAGGCCAGCCACAACCGCCATCTGACGCAGCTATGTATCCTGGATCCGAATGCCTCCCTGGACGGAATTAGCCATCTCCAACAGTGGGAGCTGTCGAGGCGATCAAACCGAAGTCTCAGTGAACAGGAACAATGGTTCGCAATTTGCGACATTCTATTCCCCAATCAGACCAGGCCCATGTCAGCCTATATGGACCATCGCTTGTCCGAAGCAATCTGCCAGTTTCGTGAGTTTACGCAGCGTCAAGGCCGCGTCATAGCGACAAGGGAGCTTCACAAAAGTGGTGTTCTACGCGATATCTCAACTTCTGACAGCAAGAACCATCAAAGATCAAACGACACAGCAAGCGCAGCTACTGAAGCAGTCATCCAGGGTGCCTTGGGTCGTGCTCTCGACCTGATATTCGAAGACTGGCTGGCGGACGCACCGGTTGAGGCGTTGCAGAGGTCGGAACTGTCATCAACAGAGCCTAACGGATTAGAGGTCCCAAACCTCGTAGCTTCCTCCAGCTCCGTGGCTGACAGTGGTGTGACACTGGTGAACAACCACACACAACTGACCCAACCCGAACAACCGGCATGTAGCCCCCATGTTGCGCCCTTGCAAGATGGCGCCCCGGTATTCCTTGATGCCAAAGGTCTTTCGTCGGAAGGCGCTCTTGTTGTTGCAAGCAATGCTAGTCTAAGCCAAGGGTTTCCAGAGCCGACAATGATCAATCACACTCAACCCCTAGACAACACAAGGGCATGGGAGAAAGACACAAACGTTACGCTTGACATTGATCGCCATTTACTTGACATCGGCGTACCCATAGTGGGCGAACTAGCTTTGGATACGCATGTTAACAGAAGCCCGGACTGGAAGGGTTCGACTGGGTCATGGGAACATACAGACATGCTGAACACCGTACCATGCGATGAGGCAGGGATGGGACTATTTTTTGATATACAAGCCTTCAGTAACCAACAGTTGTTTTGA
- a CDS encoding uncharacterized protein (COG:S; EggNog:ENOG503NYID) produces MKSFFLASVLAVVASAIPMPAPAPPGIPSKSTAQTQLNALTVKANYDNGGYNRDLFPHWNTVSGACNTRETVLKRDGTNVVTNSACASTSGTWYSPFDGATWTAASDVDIDHMVPLKNAWISGAYQWTAAKRTQFANDLNTPQLWAVTDNVNQAKSDKSPDSWKPPLTSFYCTYAKSWVAVKYSYGLSITSAEKSALTSMINTC; encoded by the exons ATGAAgtccttcttcctcgcttCGGTCCTCGCGGTGGTGGCGTCTGCCATCCCCATGCCCGCCCCTGCTCCT CCTGGAATCCCCTCCAAGTCTACTGCCCAGACCCAGCTCAACGCCTTGACTGTCAAGGCCAACTATGACAACGGCGGTTACAACCGTGACCTCTTCCCTCACTGGAACACCGTTTCAGGCGCTTGCAACACTCG CGAGACCGTCCTCAAGCGTGACGGCACCAACGTCGTCACCAACTCGGCTTGCGCCTCCACCTCGGGAACATGGTACTCTCCCTTTGACGGCGCGACCTGGACTGCCGCCTCAGACGTCGACATTGACCACATGGTCCCCCTCAAGAACGCCTGGATCTCGGGAGCCTACCAGTGGACCGCCGCCAAGCGGACCCAGTTCGCCAACgacctcaacaccccccagCTGTGGGCCGTCACCGACAACGTCAACCAGGCAAAGAGCGACAAGAGCCCCGACTCGTGGAAGCCCCCCCTCACCAGCTTCTACTGCACCTACGCCAAGAGCTGGGTCGCCGTCAAGTACTCTTATGGTCTGAGCATCACCAGCGCTGAGAAGAGCGCTCTTACCAGCATGATCAACACTTGCTAA
- a CDS encoding uncharacterized protein (CAZy:GH17; EggNog:ENOG503NYGC; COG:G), which produces MRAFTTLAAVAGVLASGASAENYLGFNSGSTKADHSAKFKADFLQEFKTAQNLESAPGTFNAVRLYTNIQAYSKDDPISAFEAAVETKTKILLGVWTSGTDSIANELNALKKAIDKYGKSFTDLVIGMSIGSEDLYRISETGIKNEAGVGAGPDVLLKFISDYKKSVAGTALAKVPIGHVDTWDAYTNATNKAVVDALDWVGVDEYPYYESGKGNHIKNSGKLFDRAYDAVAAAVGGKPIWITETGWPASGPDWDEAEATVANAKYYWQEIGCRKLFNKVPTFWYNLRDSNPDNKMQFAITKDLSTKPLFDLTCPTTFDTPTGTSASSTASATGSQTSVSAPGSSATGGAGSTGGSTDSGSSETGTDSEASNQDDVVEGSASLGKGLSAVTIAGLALVAGVFALF; this is translated from the coding sequence ATGCGCGCTTTCACAACTCTGGCAGCTGTGGCTGGCGTCCTCGCCTCGGGCGCCTCCGCTGAGAACTATCTCGGTTTCAACTCGGGATCCACCAAGGCCGACCACTCGGCCAAGTTCAAGGCCGACTTCCTCCAGGAGTTCAAGACCGCTCAGAATCTCGAGAGCGCTCCAGGAACATTCAACGCTGTGCGTTTGTACACCAACATTCAGGCCTACTCCAAGGACGACCCCATCTCGGCCTTCGAGGCCGCCGTCgagaccaagaccaagatcCTTCTCGGTGTCTGGACCTCGGGCACCGATAGTATCGCCAACGAGCTCAACGCCCTGAAGAAGGCCATCGACAAGTATGGCAAGTCTTTCACCGACCTGGTCATCGGCATGTCCATCGGCAGCGAGGATCTATACCGCATCTCCGAGACCGGTATCAAGAACGAGGCGGGCGTCGGTGCTGGCCCTGACGTCCTGCTCAAGTTCATCAGCGATTACAAGAAGTCGGTTGCCGGGACTGCTCTCGCCAAGGTCCCCATCGGTCACGTCGACACCTGGGATGCCTacaccaacgccaccaacAAGGCCGTAGTCGACGCTCTCGactgggttggtgttgatgagtACCCTTACTATGAGAGCGGCAAGGGCAACCACATCAAGAACTCGGGCAAGCTTTTCGACCGCGCCTACGATGCcgttgctgccgctgttgGTGGCAAGCCTATCTGGATTACCGAGACTGGTTGGCCCGCTTCCGGCCCTGACTGGgatgaggccgaggccaCCGTCGCCAACGCCAAGTATTATTGGCAGGAGATCGGCTGCCGCAAGCTCTTCAACAAGGTCCCCACTTTCTGGTACAACCTCCGTGACTCCAACCCCGACAACAAAATGCAGttcgccatcaccaaggaTCTCTCCACCAAGCCTCTCTTTGACCTCACCTGCCCCACCACCTTTGACACCCCCACCGGTACTTCTGCTTCCTCTACCGCTAGCGCCACCGGCTCCCAGACCAGCGTGAGCGCCCCCGGCAGCTCTGCCACTGGCGGTGCCGGCAGCACTGGTGGAAGCACTGACTCCGGCTCTTCCGAGACTGGCACCGACTCCGAGGCTTCCAACCaggatgatgtcgtcgaggGCAGTGCTTCCCTCGGCAAGGGCCTCTCGGCTGTCACGATCGCCGGCCTGGCTCTCGTTGCCGGTGTCTTCGCTCTCTTCTAA
- a CDS encoding uncharacterized protein (EggNog:ENOG503PBKM): MEFTSSHPVSIHLLPADACKLQDRTFSTEQTPAGNYQPASVFMSPASQLSPKFYISVVNLTPHRFILENTHSYQMSTFDFGDVPQGKSRQNAIKYRNRIATQDDAGEAYYRIDGTNKKFALRVKGTGPLVDQRSVTLDLSGMNLGQRIYQFPGGESSVTLVITGSSKYGFYASLRHDRGGWMRWIYNTIKDRPVRHLFLPGTHDSGMSKITNKIRSIGNSFNTQNQGINIYDQLRAGARWFDLRVGSVHDDNNPARNLGFHTLHVNDETATVCIGNSGESLDEVISEINLFTRENPGELIFLSVRYLIGRYETPDRGPIYWDAQLWNDFLSKIRGVNNRCPNLDTSVPFQNQPASYFMDRNDGKGCVIFLLNGQNLKDVPKEAVGDGLYAQNRIGVRDHWSNIQDINALAPDQISNWKDLKRGGDKDFGQFHIAQWLATPNAVASTAYSLQGFAIQQVNPALYWAGVAGMSPESWPNVMMVDYIGVQQRHQLSWNMLSAEMYWLGIGMNLYVISENCDVNKLKSPLVKARDLESAGGEKSWNGIIFADGRSIDHPSPELHPGHTTILRNGTIFANGTVLETTIPNPWI; encoded by the exons ATGGAATTCACTTCATCCCATCCCGTCTCAATCCACTTGCTCCCAGCAG ATGCCTGCAAGCTCCAAGACCGCACCTTCAGCACCGAGCAGACACCAGCCGGGAATTACCAGCCCGCCAGTGTCTTCATGAGCCCGGCCAGCCAGCTCTCGCCAAAGTTCTACATTTCGGTCGTGAACCTGACTCCCCACCGGTTCATTCTTGAAAATACCCACTCGTACCAGATGAGCACCTTCGACTTTGGCGACGTTCCCCAGGGCAAAAGCAGACAGAATGCGATTAAGTATCGCAATAGAATTGCTACTCAAGACGATGCTGGCGAGGCTTACTACCGTATCGACGGAACCAACAAGAAGTTTGCTCTGCGCGTCAAGGGGACTGGGCCCTTGGTAGATCAGCGGTCCGTCACGCTCGATCTCTCCGGGATGAACCTAGGCCAACGCATCTACCAGTTCCCCGGCGGCGAGTCCTCGGTCACTCTGGTCATAACCGGCAGTTCCAAATACGGCTTTTATGCCTCCCTTCGCCACGACAGAGGCGGGTGGATGCGTTGGATATACAACACCATCAAAGACAGGCCCGTCCGCCATCTCTTCCTCCCAGGCACCCACGACTCGGGAATGTCCAAGATTACCAACAAGATCAGGAGCATCGGAAACTCGTTCAACACCCAAAACCAAGGCATCAACATCTACGACCAGCTCCGCGCCGGCGCCCGCTGGTTCGACCTGCGCGTCGGCTCCGtccacgacgacaacaacccaGCCCGCAACCTCGGCTTCCACACCCTCCACGTCAACGACGAAACAGCCACGGTCTGCATCGGCAACTCGGGCGAGTCCCTGGACGAAGTCATCTCCGAGATCAACCTCTTCACCCGCGAAAACCCGGGCGAGCTCATCTTCCTCAGCGTCCGCTACCTCATCGGCCGCTACGAAACCCCCGACCGCGGCCCCATCTACTGGGACGCCCAGCTCTGGAACgacttcctctccaagaTCCGTGGCGTCAACAACCGCTGccccaacctcgacaccTCGGTTCCCTTCCAGAATCAACCGGCTTCCTACTTCATGGACCGCAACGACGGCAAAGGCTGCGTCATCTTCCTGCTTAACGGGCAGAACCTCAAGGACGTGCCCAAGGAAGCCGTCGGCGACGGGCTGTACGCCCAAAACAGGATCGGGGTCAGGGATCACTGGTCCAACATACAAGACATCAACGCCCTGGCCCCCGATCAGATCAGCAACTGGAAGGACCTCAAGCGCGGCGGGGACAAGGACTTTGGCCAGTTCCACATCGCCCAGTGGCTCGCCACCCCGAACGCGGTGGCGTCGACGGCGTATAGCCTCCAGGGTTTTGCCATACAGCAGGTCAACCCGGCTTTGTACTGGGCGGGCGTGGCCGGGATGAGCCCCGAGTCGTGGCCGAACGTCATGATGGTGGACTACATTGGCGTTCAGCAAAGGCATCAGTTGAGTTGGAACATGCTCAGCGCCGAGATGTACTGGCTGGGCATCGGGATGAACTTGTACGTCATCAGTGAGAACTGTGACGTGAACAAGCTGAAGAGTCCGTTGGTCAAGGCGAGGGATCTTGAGTcggcgggaggggagaagtCTTGGAATGGTATCATATTCGCCGACGGCAGGTCGATCGATCATCCCTCCCCCGAGCTCCACCCTGGCCACACAACTATTCTTCGTAACGGCACCATCTTCGCGAATGGGACTGTCTTGGAGACAACGATTCCGAACCCTTGGATTTGA
- a CDS encoding uncharacterized protein (EggNog:ENOG503P00V) encodes MTTELQVDAEVTLSPPSTFLSPCSKFRILVLGNPEATKQELFSKVFGVELEKRLVSDTFDPKHNIESELDLQGQNDRLAVHASPNFLNGDQKNYNRVLEFLSRRSASADYTEHVHMIWYCVSTSEEDRGISDLEKHFFTQDITSVHVPVVLVYTKYDEFVSRVMLEWMKGAGSTERGVSKVAVGHILKDISSKKFEEDIGRHWNMILPFSIPRVCVSSGDEDDDIRSFQQLANSTLVSLKGEADVKLAFATAQRSSPVISTQFCAEAATDYYEVDTGHARKIHGVDMRDILPNFFAKAAQIFNLRDPSSVLTDPLLLNRVLDSTFGTHQKPLLAESLRRSGTESGNILLSLSPHERAVLLTQALSGIVLFLHMLADSQWSHAETLPTLAPLSPGYTFSTPTTPHFPSHSGSVNTDLSQRQISRELEDLRLGTGKSILLDTIESSSIFTECQLKQDISELILKAVTLAEKSEITGAGENNYRFAYHQHHDAMFLEGGYGGDEDGVGKGTAMGDSLSAADMIRDMSMTFVNDNNELREGTAGEGKVKLACGLTILPLN; translated from the exons ATGACCACCGAACTGCAAGTTGATGCCGAGGTGACACTCTCACCTCCATCCACCTTCCTATCACCATGCTCAAAGTTCCGCATCCTGGTGCTGGGTAATCCGGAAGCTACCAAACAGGAGCTGTTTTCCAAGGTTTTTGGAGTCGAGCTTGAAAAG AGACTAGTCTCGGACACATTTGATCCCAAACACAACATCGAGTCCGAGTTGGATCTCCAAGGTCAGAACGACCGTCTGGCTGTTCACGCCTCGCCAAATTTTCTGAACGGCGATCAGAAGAATTACAACCGAGTGCTTGAGTTCTTGTCCAGGAGATCGGCCTCCGCCGACTACACCGAGCATGTACACATGATTTGGTACTGTGTATCAACCAGCGAGGAGGATCGAGGCATCTCGGATCTGGAGAAGCACTTTTTCACACAAGACATCACCTCGGTCCACGTCCCAGTCGTGTTGGTGTACACCAAATACGATGAGTTTGTGAGCCGGGTCATGTTGGAGTGGATGAAAGGGGCTGGATCTACCGAACGCGGTGTTTCCAAGGTTGCGGTTGGCCATATTCTCAAAGACATATCTTCCAAGAAGTTTGAAGAGGATATTGGCCGCCATTGGAACATGATACTCCCGTTTTCTATTCCGAGAGTCTGTGTGTCTTCtggtgacgaggatgatgatattCGCAGCTTTCAACAGCTGGCAAACAGTACATTAGTCAGCTTGAAGGGAGAGGCGGACGTCAAGCTTGCTTTTGCCACAGCACAGAGAAGTTCCCCCGTCATCTCGACCCAAT TCTGCGCCGAAGCAGCCACAGACTACTACGAGGTCGACACTGGCCACGCCCGCAAGATCCACGGCGTCGACATGCGcgacatcctccccaacttCTTCGCCAAAGCCGCCCAGATCTTCAACCTCCGTGACCCCTCCTCGGTCCTCACCGACCCCTTACTGCTCAACCGCGTCCTCGACTCAACCTTTGGCACCCACCAAAAGCCCCTCCTGGCCGAGTCCCTCCGAAGAAGCGGGACCGAATCCGGCAACATCCTGCTCTCGCTCTCCCCTCACGAACGCGCAGTGTTGCTGACCCAAGCCCTCTCCGGTATCGTTCTTTTCCTACATATGCTCGCCGACAGCCAATGGTCCCACGCCGAGACGTTACCTACATTAGCCCCCTTATCACCAGGGTACACCTTTTCCAcgcccacaaccccccactTCCCATCCCACTCCGGCTCCGTCAACACAGACCTCAGCCAGCGGCAAATTTCGCGCGAGCTGGAGGACCTCCGGCTCGGGACGGGAAAGTCCATCCTGCTCGACACGATCGAGTCCTCGTCCATCTTCACCGAGTGTCAGCTGAAGCAGGACATCTCCGAGCTGATCCTCAAGGCGGTCACGCTGGCGGAAAAGTCAGAGATCACCGGCGCGGGGGAGAATAACTACCGGTTTGCGTACCATCAGCATCATGATGCCATGTTCTTGGAGGGGGGCTacgggggtgatgaggatggggtggggaaggggacgGCGATGGGGGATAGCTTGAGCGCGGCCGACATGATTAGGGATATGTCCATGACGTTTGTGAATGATAACAATGAGCTTAGGGAGGGgacggcgggggaggggaaggtgaagcTGGCGTGTGGGTTGACGATTTTGCCTTTGAACTGA
- a CDS encoding uncharacterized protein (EggNog:ENOG503PXG8) yields MSHPTSGQSPSGSVPSQPPKSEVYNAGANANPSAAPMHLRHPMTRNLSEFAVGDTPLATASPTANAPGTDYLTCRRNPYNEASGKPTAGSLGRGVHGGKPTSERERRATHYEGEGGEALQNENEDAQGKMETCGEGKVADAVERTRRRDTSGEPHGRVRGEVSFLGEDGDLERMKARQEVERTQIKKMRERGEDVDGRGGKEERKPSVEV; encoded by the coding sequence ATGTCCCACCCCACCTCTGGCCAGTCCCCCTCGGGCTCCGtcccttcccaaccccccaaatcAGAAGTATACAACGCCGGTGCCAATGCCAACCCCAGCGCCGCCCCAATGCACCTCCGACATCCCATGACACGCAACCTCTCCGAGTTCGCGGTAGGCGACACACCCCTCGCAACGGCCTCTCCCACGGCTAACGCCCCTGGGACTGACTACCTCACCTGCCGCCGCAACCCTTACAACGAGGCTTCTGGCAAACCCACGGCGGGGTCCCTCGGGCGAGGCGTTCACGGCGGAAAGCCCACTAGCGAGCGGGAGAGAAGAGCTACACACtacgagggcgagggcggggAGGCGTTGCAGAACGAGAATGAGGATGCTCAGGGCAAGATGGAGACTTGTGGCGAGGGCAAGGTTGCTGATGCGGTGGAACGCACGAGACGTAGGGATACGAGTGGCGAGCCGCATGGGCGAGTGAGGGGAGAGGTGAGCTTCTTGGGGGAGGACGGTgatttggagaggatgaaggcAAGGCAGGAAGTCGAGCGGACGCAGATCAAGaagatgagggagaggggggaggatgtaGATGGTCGGGgcgggaaggaggagaggaagccgAGTGTGGAAGTTTAA